Proteins co-encoded in one Juglans regia cultivar Chandler chromosome 16, Walnut 2.0, whole genome shotgun sequence genomic window:
- the LOC109002302 gene encoding endochitinase-like isoform X2, translating to MNLVSWILFFAFMLAGSTSAEQCGMQAGGALCPNGLCCSQWGWCGNTADYCGTGCQSQCPSPPPPPPPIVPTPPPPPSPTPSGDDVSSIITSSLFDKLLPYRNDPRCEGNGFYNYDAFLAAARSFTGFGTTGDVDTRKREIAAFLGQTSHETTGGWATAPGGPFAWGYCFITERNKLVYCSPSAEWPCVPGKQYYGRGPIQLTWNYNYGQAGEALGYDLLSNPDLVATDPILSFKAAIWFWMTPQGNKPSSHDVIIGKWVPSAADISAGRLPGYGVITNIINGGLECGHGFDARVANRIGFYMTYCDEFGVSYGDNLDCYNQRSFAYGAAIHMPVKYLKNNIM from the exons ATGAACCTTGTTTCATGGATTCTCTTTTTCGCTTTCATGCTTGCTGGATCAACCTCAGCAGAACAATGCGGAATGCAAGCTGGGG GTGCCCTATGTCCGAATGGGCTATGTTGTAGCCAATGGGGTTGGTGTGGAAACACGGCTGACTACTGTGGAACTGGCTGTCAGAGCCAAtgcccttctcctcctcctcctccacctcccaTCGTCCcaaccccacccccacccccaagCCCTACACCCAGTGGCGACGATGTTAGCAGCATCATCACCTCGTCTCTTTTCGACAAACTGCTCCCATATAGGAATGATCCCAGATGCGAAGGTAATGGGTTCTACAATTATGATGCTTTCCTTGCTGCTGCACGATCTTTTACTGGCTTTGGCACTACTGGTGATGTTGATACGCGTAAAAGGGAGATTGCTGCTTTCTTGGGTCAAACCTCTCATGAAACCACAG GAGGGTGGGCAACTGCACCAGGTGGTCCATTTGCATGGGGATATTGCTTTATTACGGAGAGAAACAAACTTGTGTATTGTAGTCCCAGTGCAGAATGGCCATGCGTTCCAGGCAAACAATACTATGGCCGTGGACCCATTCAACTCACTTG GAACTACAATTATGGGCAAGCAGGTGAAGCCCTTGGATATGATCTCCTAAGTAATCCGGATCTGGTAGCCACAGACCCGATCTTATCATTCAAGGCAGCCATATGGTTTTGGATGACGCCGCAAGGAAACAAGCCATCCAGCCACGATGTTATAATCGGAAAATGGGTACCTTCTGCCGCGGACATATCCGCAGGTCGACTTCCAGGCTACGGTGTCATCACCAACATAATCAACGGTGGGCTCGAATGCGGGCATGGTTTCGATGCTAGAGTGGCTAATAGGATCGGGTTCTATATGACTTACTGTGACGAATTTGGAGTAAGCTATGGTGACAACTTGGATTGCTATAATCAACGCTCTTTTGCCTACGGCGCTGCTATCCACATGcctgtaaaatatttaaaaaacaatataatgtAA
- the LOC109002302 gene encoding endochitinase-like isoform X1 has protein sequence MNLVSWILFFAFMLAGSTSAEQCGMQAGGALCPNGLCCSQWGWCGNTAAYCGTGCQSQCPTSPPPPPIVPTPPPPPPPSSAEQCGKQAGGALCPNGLCCSQWGWCGNTADYCGTGCQSQCPSPPPPPPPIVPTPPPPPSPTPSGDDVSSIITSSLFDKLLPYRNDPRCEGNGFYNYDAFLAAARSFTGFGTTGDVDTRKREIAAFLGQTSHETTGGWATAPGGPFAWGYCFITERNKLVYCSPSAEWPCVPGKQYYGRGPIQLTWNYNYGQAGEALGYDLLSNPDLVATDPILSFKAAIWFWMTPQGNKPSSHDVIIGKWVPSAADISAGRLPGYGVITNIINGGLECGHGFDARVANRIGFYMTYCDEFGVSYGDNLDCYNQRSFAYGAAIHMPVKYLKNNIM, from the exons ATGAACCTTGTTTCATGGATTCTCTTTTTCGCTTTCATGCTTGCTGGATCAACCTCAGCAGAACAATGCGGAATGCAAGCTGGGGGTGCCCTATGTCCGAATGGGCTATGTTGTAGCCAATGGGGGTGGTGTGGCAACACGGCTGCCTACTGTGGAACTGGCTGTCAGAGCCAATGCCCTActtctcctcctccacctcccaTCGTCCcaaccccacccccacccccacccccaagCTCAGCAGAACAATGCGGAAAGCAAGCTGGGGGTGCCCTATGTCCGAATGGGCTATGTTGTAGCCAATGGGGTTGGTGTGGAAACACGGCTGACTACTGTGGAACTGGCTGTCAGAGCCAAtgcccttctcctcctcctcctccacctcccaTCGTCCcaaccccacccccacccccaagCCCTACACCCAGTGGCGACGATGTTAGCAGCATCATCACCTCGTCTCTTTTCGACAAACTGCTCCCATATAGGAATGATCCCAGATGCGAAGGTAATGGGTTCTACAATTATGATGCTTTCCTTGCTGCTGCACGATCTTTTACTGGCTTTGGCACTACTGGTGATGTTGATACGCGTAAAAGGGAGATTGCTGCTTTCTTGGGTCAAACCTCTCATGAAACCACAG GAGGGTGGGCAACTGCACCAGGTGGTCCATTTGCATGGGGATATTGCTTTATTACGGAGAGAAACAAACTTGTGTATTGTAGTCCCAGTGCAGAATGGCCATGCGTTCCAGGCAAACAATACTATGGCCGTGGACCCATTCAACTCACTTG GAACTACAATTATGGGCAAGCAGGTGAAGCCCTTGGATATGATCTCCTAAGTAATCCGGATCTGGTAGCCACAGACCCGATCTTATCATTCAAGGCAGCCATATGGTTTTGGATGACGCCGCAAGGAAACAAGCCATCCAGCCACGATGTTATAATCGGAAAATGGGTACCTTCTGCCGCGGACATATCCGCAGGTCGACTTCCAGGCTACGGTGTCATCACCAACATAATCAACGGTGGGCTCGAATGCGGGCATGGTTTCGATGCTAGAGTGGCTAATAGGATCGGGTTCTATATGACTTACTGTGACGAATTTGGAGTAAGCTATGGTGACAACTTGGATTGCTATAATCAACGCTCTTTTGCCTACGGCGCTGCTATCCACATGcctgtaaaatatttaaaaaacaatataatgtAA
- the LOC109002266 gene encoding uncharacterized protein LOC109002266 produces MESLKKFCKTIVTVFSDEYLWSPNANDIARLLVVGEQRRFPGMLGSIDCMHWKWKNCPAAWKERSFIFTELAQERAPPVNYTINGNDYTMGYYFADGIYPKWPTFVKTIPSPQGNKKKNFATAQESARKDVERAFGVLQQRFTIVRGPSRLFKVNDLTNIMKTCVILHNMIIEDERDDSQGLNMEYDQLDDDIPELSRNPTNEFMNFIQRHHKIRDSSAHHQLQVDLIEHH; encoded by the exons atggagagtctcaaaaaattttgcaAGACAATCGTAACTGTTTTTTCGGATGAATATTTGTGGTctccaaatgccaatgatattgctcgatTGCTTGTTGTTGGTGAACAACGGAGATTCCCAGGAATGCTAGgaagcattgattgcatgcattggaagtggaaaaattgtCCTGCTGCCTGGAAAG agagatcttttattttcacggAACTTGCTCAAGAGCGTGCTCCACCagtcaattacacaatcaatggcAACGACTACACTATGGGGTACTACTTTGCCGATGGTATTTATCCTAAGTGGCCAACGTTTGTGAAGACGATTCCATCACCCcaagggaataagaagaaaaactttgccACAGCACAAGAATCTGCAAGAAAAGATGTCGAGCGTGCCTTCGGGGTACTTCAACAACGATTTACAATTGTTCGTGGACCTTCCCGATTATTCAAAGTCAATGacctaacaaatataatgaaaacatgtgttattctacataacATGATCATTGAGGACGAGCGTGATGATAGTCAGGGTCTGAACATGGAGTAcgatcaacttgatgatgatATTCCAGAATTGTCGCGCAATCCAACAAATGAGTTTATGAACTTCATTCAGCGCCATCATAAAATTAGGGATAGCTCGGCACATCATCAACTACAAGTAGATTTAATTGAACATCACTAG